The proteins below come from a single Drosophila busckii strain San Diego stock center, stock number 13000-0081.31 chromosome X, ASM1175060v1, whole genome shotgun sequence genomic window:
- the LOC108606344 gene encoding uncharacterized protein LOC108606344, with translation MAEAMLQRNTQGKCNYNNMSDEELQEWHTAFQSEAQRENYINHNLEVVRHYRTEAIFRAPTFDIERNAINAAIARHGLYASSNEAVPPKAGERKDPEQDQEQEQAPPVRRPRLELVEHNDNVATTSGQYKAVAHLLANGHGSGSVNNGSAEQSTQVQDMAISKSIDSLGLHRTQ, from the exons ATGGCTGAGGCAATGTTGCAGCGAAATACACAAGGAAAATGTAACT ACAACAATATGAGCGATGAAGAGCTGCAGGAGTGGCACACAGCCTTTCAGAGCGAGGCGCAGCGTGAGAATTACATAAATCACAATCTGGAGGTGGTACGTCATTATCGTACCGAGGCCATATTTCGTGCGCCCACTTTTGATATTGAGCGCAATGCCATTAATGCAGCCATTGCACGGCATGGTCTCTATGCGTCCAGCAACGAAGCTGTTCCTCCAAAGGCTGGAGAGCGCAAGGATCCAGAACAGGaccaagagcaagagcaggcGCCGCCGGTGCGACGTCCACGCTTAGAGCTAGTTGAGCACAACGATAATGTGGCAACAACCAGTGGACAGTATAAGGCGGTAGCACACCTTCTGGCCAATGGCCATGGCAGTGGCAGTGTCAACAACGGAAGTGCAGAGCAATCTACACAGGTGCAGGATATGGCCATTAGCAAGTCCATCGATAGCCTCGGTCTACATCGCACCCAGTAG
- the LOC108606340 gene encoding DDB1- and CUL4-associated factor 6 gives MSNLDLRRNVHQCIDTFPYQDGTAAFANLQASCKNSLDFVQRLEILNTFKLHNGCVNTVNWNASGTYFVSGSDDNHLAVTEAKSGLIAVRAKTQHKRHIFSARFMPHSNDQAVISCSGEGIVQHTEFLRAYGPGTRSTEAALVDESAFRGNIFDCHAFGSTYDVLPMPDISRTFLSCGEDATVRCVDMRVNDRCEDSICDKHVFITAPCAVTAMDVAPVNHFKLVIGCSDSIVRLYDRRMLRSGTDRERITWPLRAFPIPMKYTRRHYRPTCIKFSSDEQEVLVSYSMEQVYLFDLRHPGYSDQWLLKSGCYTPKLRRDDDPEPQMPRLRFRGDWSDTGPNSIANVEHGQNRLNLGQARPPLEPGVLSRLSDEIFRMLNSQTRPPRVSNGNRPLPRRNRSRSNSNASGNSPSASSNNSWQTAVLRTLENQSETATNDQSSAVNAESPSTSRRAPPTECNGDCHVAAATATTSAGVSGRPGEPIKDCAFPLTTFDYVKMIFKGHRNSRTMVKGACFWGDDFVMSGSDCGHIFVWERKTGKVIKTLLADQRVVNRVQPHPTLPYMISSGIDYNVKLWAPIGSKAIFDPDATDSLMRNNEIMLVETRDTITVPAQIMIRILASLHQYRRLMHPNGAHDHHSHSHNPDAHLTAPTEPAPTVPMDIDDNPVTAADPNAAADPNATADADAAADPDATVSRPVALDTPPPDHDSNNDTNV, from the exons ATGAGCAACTTGGATCTACGTCGTAACGTGCATCAGTGCATCGATACGTTTCCCTATCAAGATGGCACTGCTGCATTCGCCAATTTACAGGCCAGCTGTAAAA ACTCGCTGGATTTTGTGCAACGTTTGGAAATACTGAACACATTTAAGTTGCACAATGGCTGTGTGAATACGGTTAACTGGAATGCCAGCGGCACGTATTTTGTATCCGGCTCGGATGACAATCACCTAGCCGTAACTGAGGCCAAGAGTGGGCTGATTGCAGTGCGCGCCAAGACGCAGCATAAGCGTCATATCTTTAGTGCACGTTTCATGCCCCACTCCAATGATCAGGCGGTGATATCATGCTCCGGTGAGGGCATTGTGCAGCATACGGAATTTCTAAGAGCTTATGGTCCAGGCACAAGAAGCACCGAGGCGGCCCTAGTCGATGAAAGCGCTTTCAGAGGCAACATATTTGACTGTCATGCCTTTGGCAGCACTTACGATGTATTGCCAATGCCGGATATCTCGCGCACTTTTCTCAGCTGCGGCGAAGATGCCACAGTACGCTGTGTGGATATGCGTGTAAATGACCGTTGCGAGGATAGCATCTGTGACAAGCATGTATTCATTACAGCACCATGCGCCGTCACCGCCATGGATGTGGCGCCAGTTAATCATTTCAAACTGGTCATTGGTTGCTCCGACTCTATAGTGCGTTTGTATGATCGTCGCATGCTTAGATCCGGCACAGACAGAGAGCGCATTACTTGGCCACTTAGGGCTTTTCCCATACCCATGAAGTATACACGACGTCATTACCGTCCCACTTGCATCAAGTTTAGCAGCGACGAGCAGGAGGTCCTTGTCAGCTACTCCATGGAGCAAGTGTATCTATTTGATCTGCGGCATCCTGGCTACAGCGATCAATGGCTCCTTAAGAGCGGCTGCTATACGCCGAAACTAAGACGTGACGATGATCCGGAGCCGCAAATGCCGCGTCTACGTTTCCGTGGCGATTGGTCTGACACAGGACCCAACTCTATAGCAAATGTGGAACACGGCCAGAACCGTTTGAATTTAGGACAGGCGCGTCCGCCCCTAGAGCCCGGAGTGCTGAGTCGTCTAAGCGATGAGATCTTTCGCATGCTTAACTCACAGACGCGTCCCCCACGTGTGTCTAATGGTAACAGGCCCCTGCCTCGCAGGAATCGaagcagaagcaacagcaatgccagTGGCAACAGccccagcgccagcagcaacaattccTGGCAAACTGCAGTCTTGCGCACACTAGAGAATCAGAGCGAGACGGCAACAAATGATCAGAGTAGCGCAGTCAATGCTGAATCACCGTCAACTTCGAGGCGAGCACCACCGACAGAGTGCAATGGTGATTGCCATG TggcggcagcaactgcaacaacatcTGCAGGCGTCTCTGGTAGGCCTGGAGAACCAATTAAGGATTGTGCTTTTCCGCTGACCACCTTTGACTATGTAAAGATGATCTTCAAAGGCCATCGCAACTCACGCACTATGGTTAAGGGCGCCTGCTTCTGGGGAGATGACTTTGTCATGTCCGGGTCTGACTGTGGCCATATTTTTGTCTGGGAGCGTAAGACGGGTAAAGTGATCAAGACACTTCTGGCCGATCAGCGCGTAGTAAATCGTGTGCAACCGCATCCTACACTACCTTATATGATCAGCTCCGGCATAGACTACAATGTTAAGCTCTGGGCACCCATTGGGTCTAAGGCCATCTTTGATCCCGACGCCACAGATAGT CTAATGAGGAACAATGAGATCATGCTGGTGGAGACACGTGATACGATTACAGTACCCGCACAAATTATGATACGCATCTTGGCCAGCTTGCATCAATATCGACGGCTCATGCATCCAAATGGTGCCCACGATCatcatagccatagccataacCCCGATGCACACCTCACCGCTCCAACTGAGCCAGCTCCAACTGTTCCCATGGACATAGATGACAACCCTGTAACTGCTGCTGAtccaaatgctgctgctgatccaAATGCTACTGCTGATGCAGATGCTGCAGCTGATCCAGATGCTACTGTTTCACGTCCGGTTGCTCTTGATACTCCCCCTCCAGATCATGATAGTAATAATGATACTAACGTCTAA